A DNA window from Mesorhizobium sp. C432A contains the following coding sequences:
- a CDS encoding sarcosine oxidase subunit gamma, producing MAERQSLERQSPERLSPLEPVFHPGSHGNFEHGVDVILTETRPGSILQLAAWPGAEKQLIEAIRKVTGLDLPDGAGGGLAKDGKAVFGFAPGKFTVVDDAEGLAASFAGDVTPVIGTITDLSHGRTAIRIAGPKAEWVLAKFFAIDFALPAFPIGAGRSTTHHDVFAQIQRTGADQFDIYVFRSFARSFWKALCHASEEVGYEVQ from the coding sequence ATGGCTGAGCGCCAATCACTCGAACGCCAATCACCCGAGCGCCTCTCGCCGCTCGAGCCGGTGTTCCATCCGGGTTCGCACGGCAATTTCGAGCATGGCGTCGATGTCATCCTGACCGAGACCAGGCCGGGCTCGATCCTGCAGCTGGCCGCATGGCCGGGCGCGGAAAAGCAGCTGATCGAAGCGATCCGGAAGGTCACCGGCCTCGATTTGCCCGATGGCGCGGGCGGCGGTCTCGCCAAGGACGGCAAGGCCGTGTTCGGTTTCGCGCCTGGAAAATTCACCGTCGTCGACGATGCCGAGGGCCTGGCGGCGAGTTTTGCCGGGGACGTAACCCCGGTAATCGGCACGATCACCGACCTGTCGCATGGCCGCACCGCTATCCGCATCGCCGGCCCTAAGGCCGAATGGGTGCTGGCGAAATTCTTCGCCATCGACTTTGCGCTGCCCGCCTTCCCGATCGGCGCCGGCCGTTCGACCACCCATCACGACGTCTTTGCGCAGATCCAGCGCACCGGCGCCGACCAGTTCGACATCTATGTCTTCCGCTCCTTCGCCCGCTCGTTCTGGAAGGCGCTCTGCCATGCCAGCGAGGAAGTCGGCTACGAGGTGCAGTAG
- a CDS encoding nitroreductase: MLEKNGLAAHNAAVVDEAIISRRSVRAFLPDMVDDETIRAILGVAARAPSGTNMQPWRVYVVKGEVKQQITDAILNSGIRAEKADWDEYRYYPTQFFEPYLTRRRANGFGLYGALGIGRREVDKMRAQHDRNFVFFDAPVGMIFTIDRRLNQGSWIDYGMFLQNIMVAARGRGLHTCPQAAFAPYHRQIRPVLNIPDEEIVVCGMALGLEDTSKPENDFRTDRVPLEEWVTFSG, translated from the coding sequence ATGCTGGAAAAAAACGGCCTGGCAGCGCATAACGCGGCTGTTGTCGACGAGGCGATCATCTCGCGCCGTTCAGTGCGTGCCTTCCTGCCCGACATGGTCGATGACGAGACGATCCGAGCCATTCTTGGCGTCGCCGCGCGCGCGCCTTCGGGCACCAATATGCAGCCTTGGCGGGTCTATGTCGTCAAGGGCGAGGTCAAGCAGCAGATCACCGATGCCATCCTGAATTCCGGTATCCGCGCCGAAAAGGCCGATTGGGACGAGTATCGCTATTATCCCACCCAGTTCTTCGAGCCGTATCTCACCCGCCGCCGCGCCAACGGTTTCGGGCTCTATGGGGCACTCGGCATCGGCCGCCGCGAGGTCGACAAGATGCGCGCCCAGCACGACCGCAACTTCGTCTTCTTCGACGCGCCGGTCGGCATGATCTTCACCATCGACCGGCGGCTGAACCAGGGCTCGTGGATCGACTACGGAATGTTCCTGCAGAACATCATGGTGGCGGCGCGAGGCAGGGGCCTGCACACCTGCCCGCAGGCCGCCTTCGCGCCCTATCACCGGCAGATCCGGCCGGTGCTCAACATCCCCGACGAGGAGATCGTCGTCTGCGGCATGGCGCTCGGCCTTGAGGATACGTCGAAACCCGAAAACGACTTCCGCACCGACCGCGTGCCGCTGGAAGAGTGGGTGACGTTCAGCGGCTAG
- a CDS encoding sarcosine oxidase subunit delta has translation MLITCPYCGPRDVIEFTYQGDGNRERPQPASQDLDAWNAYVYDRLNPAGDHNEIWQHSGGCRTHLRMVRNTVTHEISSTGFARGDHNAAARHKAGGKS, from the coding sequence ATGCTTATCACTTGTCCCTATTGCGGCCCGCGCGACGTCATCGAGTTCACCTATCAGGGCGACGGCAACCGCGAGCGCCCGCAGCCCGCCTCGCAGGACCTCGACGCCTGGAACGCCTATGTCTACGATCGGCTGAACCCGGCCGGCGACCACAATGAGATCTGGCAGCATTCGGGCGGCTGCCGCACCCATCTGAGGATGGTGCGCAACACGGTCACGCATGAGATTTCCAGCACCGGTTTCGCCCGCGGCGACCACAATGCCGCCGCCCGGCACAAGGCCGGAGGCAAGTCGTGA
- a CDS encoding sarcosine oxidase subunit beta family protein, with protein MAEYSALSLLTNALKGNKDWKPAWRKPEPKASYDVIIIGGGGHGLSTAYYLAKEHGISNVAVLEKGWLGSGNVGRNTTAVRSNYLLPSNTRFYEHSMKMWENLSHDLNYNVMFSQRGCLNLAHTPAQFDDLARRGNAMRHLGVDAELMSTAEIARLVPALDMSASARFPIVGGLMQPRAGTARHDAVAWGYARGADRRGIDIVENCEVTGFLRDGDRVTGVQTTRGEIRGKKVAVAVAGSTGRVMQLAGIDSMPIESHVLQAFVTESLKPFCNTVLTFGMGHFYMSQSDKGGLVYGGDIDGYNSYAQRGNLPIVDEVMSEMLALFPGLARVRMLRSWGGVCDMSMDGSPIITAGPLPGMYLNCGWCYGGFKATPASGWCFAYTIAKDEPHAFNAPFTLDRFYRGLVIDDKGQGATPRLH; from the coding sequence ATGGCGGAATATTCAGCCCTTTCGCTTCTCACGAACGCGCTCAAGGGAAACAAGGACTGGAAGCCGGCCTGGCGCAAGCCCGAGCCCAAGGCCTCCTATGATGTCATTATCATCGGCGGTGGCGGCCATGGCCTGTCGACGGCGTACTATCTGGCCAAGGAGCACGGCATCTCCAATGTCGCGGTGCTGGAAAAGGGCTGGCTGGGTTCCGGCAATGTCGGCCGCAACACCACGGCGGTGCGTTCCAACTACCTCCTGCCCTCCAACACCCGCTTCTACGAACATTCGATGAAGATGTGGGAGAACCTGTCGCACGACCTCAACTACAACGTCATGTTCTCGCAGCGCGGCTGCCTGAACCTGGCTCACACGCCGGCCCAGTTCGACGACTTGGCCAGGCGCGGCAACGCCATGCGCCATCTCGGCGTCGATGCCGAGCTGATGAGCACCGCCGAGATCGCGCGCCTGGTCCCGGCGCTGGACATGTCGGCCTCGGCGCGCTTTCCGATCGTCGGCGGCCTGATGCAGCCGCGCGCCGGCACCGCCCGTCACGATGCGGTTGCCTGGGGCTATGCCCGCGGCGCCGACCGACGCGGCATCGACATCGTCGAGAATTGCGAGGTCACCGGCTTCCTGCGCGACGGCGACCGCGTCACCGGCGTGCAGACGACGCGCGGAGAGATCCGCGGCAAGAAAGTTGCCGTGGCCGTTGCCGGCAGCACCGGACGGGTGATGCAGCTTGCCGGCATCGATAGCATGCCGATAGAGAGCCATGTGCTGCAGGCCTTCGTGACAGAGTCGCTGAAACCGTTCTGCAACACGGTCCTGACCTTCGGCATGGGCCATTTCTATATGTCGCAGTCCGACAAGGGCGGCCTTGTCTATGGCGGCGATATCGACGGCTACAACAGCTACGCCCAGCGCGGTAATCTGCCCATCGTCGACGAGGTCATGAGCGAGATGCTGGCACTGTTTCCCGGCCTTGCGCGTGTACGCATGCTGCGCTCCTGGGGCGGCGTCTGCGACATGTCGATGGACGGTTCGCCGATCATCACCGCCGGCCCGCTGCCCGGCATGTATCTCAACTGCGGCTGGTGCTATGGGGGCTTCAAGGCCACGCCGGCCTCGGGCTGGTGCTTCGCATACACCATCGCCAAGGACGAACCGCACGCGTTCAACGCGCCGTTCACGCTCGACCGTTTTTATCGCGGCCTGGTGATTGACGACAAGGGCCAGGGCGCAACGCCCCGGCTGCATTAG
- a CDS encoding MFS transporter: MTASLSAGATDRADVSARALLLLPLTVACGVFMTSLDQNVVVTALPGISDSLGRPPSQLGLLITVYVASLIISMPLGGWAADRFGLRNVYCFALLVFAASSALCGLSNDIWTLVGARALQGFGGALIGTLGQVVILSTFPRSRTLKINMYISLAGQSGPLVGPLVGGALTTYISWRWIFFINVPFALAAAVLAASLFPTVTKPVRTPFDFPGFLLVGGGMVLLVFGMDSLAAKDAAGSMIAAELALAIVILTLASFYCLRARNPLLDLKLLRIRTFRISFLTGGGLDTIGLSSVVFLLPLMFQLGFGMSAVQAGSLTFVAAIGSLIMRVFMPRLLNRFGFRRVLVVNTPIVAAMVAGFALIEATTPVWIVLAYIFAFGVLRSAQWASTGNLAYSDIAPDQLARFSALYYILWQLGVAISVGLAAALLSFLAGGRPAVTNDFRILFVVEGVITLCALIAYLRLTPQDGAHVSGHGAQMNVE, from the coding sequence ATGACCGCATCACTATCCGCCGGCGCCACGGATCGCGCCGATGTGTCGGCCAGAGCCTTGCTCCTGCTGCCGCTGACGGTCGCCTGCGGCGTGTTCATGACCAGCCTCGACCAGAATGTCGTGGTCACCGCCCTGCCCGGCATCAGCGACAGCCTCGGCCGGCCGCCGAGCCAGCTCGGCCTGTTGATCACCGTCTATGTCGCCAGCCTGATCATCTCGATGCCGCTCGGCGGCTGGGCCGCCGACCGCTTCGGCTTGCGCAACGTTTACTGCTTCGCCTTGCTGGTGTTCGCCGCGTCATCGGCGCTGTGCGGATTGTCCAACGACATCTGGACGCTGGTCGGCGCCCGCGCGCTGCAAGGCTTCGGCGGCGCCTTGATCGGGACGCTCGGCCAGGTCGTCATCCTGTCGACCTTCCCGCGCAGCCGCACGCTGAAGATCAACATGTATATCTCACTGGCCGGCCAGTCCGGACCGCTGGTCGGCCCGCTCGTCGGCGGCGCGCTGACGACTTACATTTCATGGCGCTGGATCTTCTTCATCAACGTGCCGTTCGCGCTGGCGGCTGCCGTCCTTGCCGCCTCGCTGTTTCCGACGGTCACCAAGCCGGTGCGCACGCCGTTCGATTTTCCGGGCTTCCTGCTGGTCGGCGGCGGCATGGTCCTGCTGGTCTTCGGCATGGATTCGCTTGCGGCCAAAGACGCCGCCGGCAGCATGATCGCGGCCGAGCTGGCGCTGGCGATCGTCATCCTGACGCTTGCCTCCTTCTACTGCCTGCGCGCCCGCAACCCCTTGCTTGACCTGAAACTCCTGCGCATCCGCACCTTTCGCATCTCCTTCCTCACCGGTGGTGGGCTGGACACGATCGGCCTGAGCTCGGTCGTTTTCCTTTTGCCGCTGATGTTCCAGCTCGGCTTCGGCATGAGCGCGGTGCAGGCGGGATCGCTGACTTTCGTCGCCGCAATCGGCTCGCTGATCATGCGTGTCTTCATGCCGCGCCTGCTCAACCGTTTCGGCTTTCGCCGCGTGCTGGTCGTCAACACGCCGATCGTTGCTGCCATGGTAGCGGGCTTCGCCTTGATTGAGGCGACAACGCCGGTCTGGATCGTGCTTGCCTATATCTTTGCCTTCGGCGTTCTGCGCTCGGCGCAGTGGGCTTCGACCGGCAACCTCGCCTATTCCGACATCGCGCCCGACCAGCTCGCCCGCTTCAGCGCGCTCTACTACATACTGTGGCAGTTGGGGGTAGCGATCAGCGTCGGCCTGGCGGCGGCGCTGTTGTCGTTCCTGGCTGGCGGCAGGCCGGCGGTGACCAACGATTTCCGCATCCTGTTCGTGGTCGAGGGCGTCATCACTTTGTGCGCGCTGATCGCCTATCTCAGACTGACACCGCAGGACGGCGCCCATGTCAGCGGCCATGGCGCGCAGATGAACGTGGAATAA